CCGCCCGCAGTTCACTGGGGATGGGGAGGTTCCCGTGGGCAGGCGGCTCGGTGGGACGAGCGTGGATGGGGACGTGGAGAGGCGGCACCAAACCTGCCCTGTGCATTCCCAGAACCCCCCACGTCCCTGCGGTGGCCGTACCTCGGCAGAAGGACTTGtagcccagccagcagcagctgccattcCCACACTGGCTCCTCTTCAGCTCCTTGTGCTTTCCCTTGCAGCCCCCCATGCAGATGGGTGCGGTGCCGGACCAGTAGGTATCCAGGTCTCCTGGTGCCACGGGGAGCAAggcagagcggggctgggggctgaggacCACCCgttccagcagctcctcagccctgagccctgcaggaggtgctgcCCAAAGGCTCAGCCCAACCCAGCCAGGAGCCCTGTGCAGTGAGGAGCACACACCCACTCGCAGCCCCCAGCTCCGGCTTCTCCAGCACCAACCTTCAGAGCAGGAGCTTACTCCTTGCTGGTGTCGGCAGCTCTAGGGCACCCCATAAGCAACCCTTCTCCCAAGCACCCTGTTACCTTCTGGGTGCTCGCAGGAGACCAGCGTGGCCAGCAcggtgaggaagaggaggcccAGCCCCATAGCGCAGGCGCCGCTCTCCTCCCCTCGCCCCCAAACACTGCCCAGGAGAAAGTAAACTTGATTTCCATACACACAGGACGGCATGCTGTAGGGCCCAGGGGAGGGAGGAGACGCTCCTCTTGATGCCAATCCTCTCCCCATCAGATAATCCCTGGCAGATTACCCTCTCTGGACCCAGTGTTTAAAGAGACAACTCAGCCACCACTCCACTCCCAACACTGAACACTTGGGTAGCGCAGGAATGCTGCAGCTTGAGAGCAGCGGCGCAGCCACGGCTTTGGCAACAGAGCTCGTGTGTTGGAAGGGGAGCCAAGATGGCAGTGCTGCGAATGCAAACTTGGCATGAGTCCCTTCTCTCGAAAGTAtctgcagcccagctcagccAAGCAACAGCGAGCAGGCGCCGAGCAGGGAAGGCTGGGCAAGGCCTGGGCATACTGCACGCTGGCAGCCCAGGGATGCTCTCACCAGAGAAAGCAGCATCTTCTGGCAGTGTGTGCCATCAGAACTGCTGGGGCaaccagctgcctcctgccctgcctcagCCCAAGCACAAGGGGCCTAGCTCCAGTTGCATTTTGCTGGCTTTTACACCCCTGTGTAGCCCCAGAAGACCTTCCTACTCAGTCTGGGACAGGGGGCTCTCCCCACTTTATCCCTGCTCCTCATCTCAACCAAGGCACAGGCCCAAGGGGCTGCTCTCATCACTTCCAGCTAGGGGCACAAACACGGATCACACCCACAGTGCTTGTAATTAGAAAGTGAGCAGATGGCCAAGGGTTTAGCGTAAAGTGATTTTCTCCATTAACCTGGAAttccagcagcttctgctgaaCTGCTTGAGGAAGTGAGGGGAAAAGTCTGTGTCCAGCCCAGATCAGCCAGGTTGCACCCCTGCCTCCATCAGGGCACACTCCCTCCACATGCAGTGCCATGAGGATCCAAGGGTCACTCCAGCTTCACACTGTCCATATCACATACAAAAGGGCAAGCTGGCTCAGCTCATAATATCAGGCTACactttagattaaaaaaaaaaaaaaaaaaaaagacatcacaGGCAGCTGACACTGATGCCCTGAAGGAGGCAGCAAAAAATCAAATCTATGCCAGGACAGCAGTGAGCAAGAGCTTAAGCTAAACCTGGCCTTCCAGTGCCACCACTGGGGATGTGGAATGGCACTTtaggcagggagcagctgcaccaagcagcagcacacaggatGTGCCAAGAGatcctggcagctctgcagtgcttgcCCCACGCTGCAGGCCCTAGGCAACTTGGTCTCACCATGGCACCACAACATCTCTCAGCTGgcagaaatgaagctgaagCAGACACCAGACACTGGCTGGCCTGGCGGTCTGACCTTTATTTGTCTCTCCAAAGTACACTCTGCCCAACCAGGTGCCCAAACCCCAATGTGGGGAGCAAACTCAGGGAAGAACAAAAGCAGGAAGGCCCCAAGCCCCCATGCTGCACGGCAGTAGTAGCCTGCAAGGGCCAGTGCCTCCCTGCAGTCCTCTCCTCCCACAGAGATCAACGCAGTGAAATGGGAATGGCAGTGCAAACACCTCTGACAGCACTGGCTGAACGAGCCAGGGAAGATGATGTTCAGGGAAGCACTGAAGGCAGAAGAGGAGCGTGCCATCCATCCCATGGAGAACAAGTTATGGGGGAGGCAGAGGAGAAAGCTAGACAGCTGCATGCGGGAGAAGACATATGCTGGACCCCTTCCCCCTACAGTTTCCCAAGCTCTCCCTGCACCATGCCCCACGGAAGCCCAAGGTTTTCAGGCGAGCACCTCACACAATATGGATACCCAGCTCTTCGGCTGTCTTCTGCAGACGGTCCATGACattctcctccagctccataGCCAGCCCGCCGCCTGCTGCCACCCGCTCCTCTGAGGGCGTGCTGGCCATGATGTAATACACAGTCTCACTCTCCCCATGCTCGTTGGTCCGGTTCACCACACGGATGATGGGGTTGGCCGGGGTGCCAGGCTCCTGTTCCGAGGACTGCGCTGCTCCTGAGAAGGCACTTGGCCGTGCTCGCTCAGGGCTgtcagcagagcaggcagcaggatgcagcaggGCCACGTGTGGCTCGGACACGTTGCTCTCCACCAAGGGAGTCTCTGTTGGAGCCTCCAGAACGATGCCCTGCAGGTTGCCCTCCCCTTCAGACAGCACCACACCATCAGTGGAGCCATCCAGTGCCTCCTCCTGTTTCTCTCCATCCTTCAATAGCTGCTCTGTCAGCTCCACACTCTCATAGCGCACCAGCTGCAGCCTCATGTAGCCATCCTCATGTTCCTTGTACCTGAACATAGGCCCAAAGAGAAGGGCAACagcctgaagcagcagcagtcagggaAGGGGCACTGTATTGTGGGATCCAAAGCCCAGCACTACAAGCTTGACACCAGACATGTCAAATAAAACCTAGCCCACAGCTCTAAAAAGCACATCCGTGCAGCAGCTTGTGAGAATTCTGCCAAGCTTTTATCATCTTTTAACTCCATCTCCTTTCCCCATTCTGTTTCACTAGGAGCATTTGAAATTCAccctctccccctccctgctTTTAAGCTCTGGAAACTCTTTGGGAATTTCGTAGAGATGGTGCAGAAAGACATCTGTCAGGAGACTgatctgcagcagctctctctAGGTGGTACACCTGGACCTGGCCTCTGCCAAGCTCTAGGGTGTCTCATGATATGCAGCTGTGAAGGCACCACTGCCTAATCTCTGACCCACTGCTGGAGCTGTcatgcagcactgctccatTGCTATGCCAGATCCCAAATGGTTGCTGCCAAGTGCTTCCCTGCCCCTGGGAGATGAGCCTTGAGCACGTTACAGGCAGACACCAGGGCCCAAGCACTGGCGGGTTTCTGCTGGctccagcaagcagcaggatGGGGCTCCAGCTGTTGCACTAGAGGGTGTGGGGAGCTAAGGATGAGCAGTACCTGAAGCGAGGATGCCCTGAGGGCCATTTGAACTGGTGTTTCTTCCTGAGGTGGACGGTGAGGTTGTTTCCACGTGTGAAGCTCTTGTCACAGACATGGCACTTGTAGCGGGGCTCTGAGTCACcctgaaagacagagaaagggaTATGAACAGCCTGCAAGCCTGACCAGAAGGGCTGGTACCCGTGCATGTACACAGAGGAAAGAATTGGTTTCCCTGAGACTAACACAAGCTACcactgcagcaagaaaaaaggaCTGCAACCTGACGTCACACTCCTACAACCCTGGTCAGTCTGGGGTTCTTCAcgtgactttattttttttcctcatgcttctGCAGAGCATGCTGCATTTAGAGCTTCTCAGCCTCGCCGGAAGAGATTACACAGCAGTCACCCCCTGCTCCCTTCCTACCTCATGGACTTTCCGGTAGTGCAGTTTGATGGAGCAGAGGGAACGTGCAGTGAAGCTGCAAGCCTCAAACTCGCAGCGATAGGCTGGCTCTTTGCTGTGCGTATCCAGATGTTTCCTCAAGTCAATGAGATTCTTACACCTACGTGGAAATAGGGGAACAAAGCTGAATACTGCGCACGACACGCGTGCTTCTCTACCAAGAGTAAGGGAGGACAGAAAGCACCGCTCCTCACCTGTAGTCACAGTAGTCACATTTGAACGGCCGTTCCTCGCTGTGCCGAAAACGGATGTGATTGCGcagggaggagggcagagggCAGGTCATGTCACACAGAGGGCACTTATAATGGTTCACTGCGGGAAACAGTTGGGGGAAAACATCACCACAGAGAGAGGGGGAAGCACAGGCTTCAGAGCCTCAGCTGGGACAGCGGGCCTTTACTCACCGTGGTTCCTCATGTGGTCACGGAGCAGCCTCTCTGTGGCGAACCTCTTGGAACAGTGAGAACACTGaaacctctgctctgcagtaaTGGGACcagggagagaggggagggggCGGTGAGAAAGGGACCAAAGCAGAGAGTAAAACACAAAGAGCAACAAGTGAGGAAAAGATGTAGTTACAGTGGAGCTAGGAACCCTCCCCTCCAGTCAAGGATAGAAGACACTAACTACAAagccagaagaaacaaacaagcaaaaaaaaaaaaaaaacccagcaccACTTGCAAGGATCACTCTGCCTTCTGTTTGTGCACCCTCTTTTTGCCGCCAGAGTAGGATCTAGGGAGCAACAATCATGCACATCTCAATCACAGTACAAAGGAATACAACATGCaaaccccacagctgctgcaagtGCCCACCTGCTGCCCTCCCCTTCAGACCTGGGTCCCTGCAGATGGAACTGATCTGGCTATAGCAGAGGGGTCAGGCTCCAACTGTCCTGCCTCTTCAAGAAGACCCTTCTCAGGTTCATCAGCACCATAGCTCCTGGCCATCAGAGAAACCAGGCTGTTTCAAAGCACTCCCATGCCTGATCCCTTCACTCACAGACCACAGGCAGCTCTAGCAACCGAAATGGCCCCGCCACGGGACTGCTTCCAACCACTCCTCCCCTGCCTGCAGGAGCTTACGGTCCAGCGCGGTCTGCCGGCGGATGTGGTCAAAGAACTTGGTGTTGTTGGCAAACATCCCACCACAGGTAGGGCAGGCCACCACCTTCTCCTGCGTGTGGCTGCGCAGGTGCTCCCGCAGCTTGCAGCGCCCTTTGAAGGTGCAGTCACAGTCTGAACAGGAACAGCACAATGCCATTAGGATCCTCCGCTCAAGGGCTCAACAGGTCAAGCATCTACAGCCTGACTGTGGGGCAGGCTGCTTGCGCAGCCCCACGCAACATTCATTGTAGGTACCCCTGCATGCACCCAATACCTTTCCAGCCACAGAGGACCACGTGGTTCTCCTTCCCAGCCGCCTTGTACTCTGAACAGAAGCTGTGATCCTCCACGTGCCGATAGAACCACTCGGGATTATCAAATGATCTCTGTTGGGAAAGAGGAATGGACAGAACGGAGTGAAGAGATCAGCATGTGCCAGAGCACAACGAGCAGGGCAAAAGCAGCTCCCCTTCCCTTGTCTCCCACGTTACAGACAGCACTTGGGAAAGCAGAACTAGGTCCCTGTTCTCACCTCACAGTACTCCCATAGGCACTGAAAGTTCTCCTGGATCTCGGGGATGATGTTGCGGCTCTGGAAGTCCAGCTGGCAGTGGCTCACCTCTGACTGGCTCTGCAGGGCCCGCAGCCCCCACTGCTTCAGCTTGGTGTGGTAGCAGTGGAAGTAGACATGGCGGATGAGGTCGGCGGGGCTCTCCGGGGAACAGAAACCACATTCCTGCCACAGACACGTGTATTCCTCTGCAACACGCACAGAAGACACACAGACCGTAAGGATCTGAGGCAAACGCTGCAAATAAAGCTACAGGGGCCTTCACGGGATCCGagccctgcagcaagcagagccGCTCTCCCCAGCGTAGTCCCACCCCCTCACAACGGACGCTCCTTACCGAGCGGGTCCAGCTCGTCCCGCTGCTCGCCGGGCAGGTGCAGCCGCAGGTGCTGGGCCACATGCCCGCAGAACTCCTCCATGGCGGAGGCCACGTAGCTGCACGCCTCCCATTCgcactgcagcaccagggccTCCTTACCGCCGGCCTTCACGGGCGGCATGGCCGGAGCCGCCGACGCCCCTCCTCACCCTTCTGCCCACCCTTCTCCTCGCCCTCAGCCGGcccggggcggccccgcgctcGCACAGAGGAGGCCGGGGCTCGCGCAccgcagcggggccggggcacAACCGGAACAAACCGGAAGCACTGCACCGGGGGGCACCGGAAGTCATAGGACAGCCGTCCGCTCAGCCAATAGCAGCCGTCCCCTCTGAGTCGCCGACCAATCAGCGCGCAGGAAAGCACGCACGCGTCCGCCGTTGGAGAGGAGGAGCACAAAGGTTCCGGGCACATTTCTGCCCCCGGGAGCCGCAATGGGGCCGCGAGTGCCATCCTTTGGGGCAGCGGTGGGACTGACGTACGCTGGGGCTTAGCAACCTCCTGTCCTTGCAGCCTGGCTCCATACGTGGAGGACTGTGGGTTTTGGCACAGGTTCCAGCTTCTACAGTAGCAGAGGGCGAGCTGTTGTACAAACAAGAAACTCCTCCCATCTGCAACCAGAACACACACACCTGGGCATCCGGCTGGACACAAAACAAAGGCCCAGCTATCCACCAGTACTGTGCTTCCCGCTGTGAGACAATGCAGCATACTTGTACCCAGTAAGGACAAGACGGATTGAAGCGGCGGTTGGAAGTAAACAAACACCCACTGAGCGCTGCATCTGCTGTGCCAAGCTTTTGTGGGAGAGAATAGAGATAGGATTCCCAGGAAGGTTTGCTTTGGCACAGGGAGATATGCTAAAACTAAATGGGTATTAAAGGTGCCATAAAACATGCCCTATCAACACACAATTGCTTCCATAACTCCTACTGTATACACAGTACACGTCTTAACTCCTTGAATTACATTGAACATCTGGATCTGATGCTTTGTCgaatgaaaacagaactccAGGATTGAGCCCCACCTAACAGAAGGCAAgctgagtttttattttatctctgtTCAACTCCTTTCTACAGgatctgctgttgttttccatGTCATTGTTATGAAAGTGGGGCACAAAACTCCTGGACTGGACAGATAGTGCAAAGCTATTAGCTGGGACGGTGCAGAGATTTAATTTCTGTCTCCTATCCAAGCCAAAGTACATAAATATCTGGCACAAGAGACAAAACTGGATGGACAGCCTGCCAGGAGGCAGGTGGCAAGCTGAACCTGCTGCTGACAAAGCAGAGACAGCTCCCTGCTGTTGGGACCTCACATCTGCCTGCACCTCACCGAGCTGCCTGGAGCTTACTGCCCTTCTGGCACCTCTCAGCCAGATCCAAGGCACTGCAGATAGCAGGAGGGGTGGCCAGGGACATTCTCTCCCTCCCAACAGACACATCCCTCCCAAGTGCAAGAGGTGATATCCATTTCTGGCTGTGTCCTGGCCTGTGCACAGTTGCTGACTGGTCAGTACACAGACTGCACTCACCTCTATTCTGACTATTGTGATCATAAGCGTTTGGGGGGCAGTGTCCCTTGCAAAGTGTTTGCCTTGATGGAAGTCTCTCTCTGGTCAGTATCCAAACACCAAATGCACGGTGCAGTTGCCCTAAAATTGCAATCTCTGCACCCAGCAGAAAACATTTGGGGTAACCACAAGCCAGCACTGAGATTCTGCACTGCTCGCACCCTCTGCTCATCCCTTCCTATGCTTTCCATGTATCTATGCACCTGGGGATACAATGCCATATGAATTTAAGTGGTAAATGGAGTCAAATAGTGCATCCTGAAAATCAGTCAGGCAAAACAGTAAATCCCACTTTTAGACATCAAACGCATCAGTTGTGGAATGGCTGTTTGTGTTCTCCTGGGAGAACACAGCTTGATGTTATCCAAGGGATTAGCTTCAAAGTTCAGTTTTTCTCTGGAAGGCCTCAATAAAAGCCCATCTGCACACTCCTCCCTGGTTCTGCAGGTGCAAGCTGCGTGGCACAGCCTGTAGGCCGGGATAAAGGAGACAAAAAGAGAAGCCCATAAAGGACTCAGAGCCATCTTTCATCTCGACAAAGCCCGCACCAACATGTTGCATATAATAGCAGTTACTTGCAttcacagctccagctgcaagGAACGTGTACCTGCACATTGGGCACGTTGTGTGGCGCTGACCCAACCCCAAAGAGCAGAAGGCCTTCAGGAGAAAGCTTGCTGCCCAGAGCATCCCACAGCCTTCaggtggggctgctgggggatTCAGCTCTGTTCCTGTTAGATGGGCATTACACGGCATGGAAATTTCAGGCTGTCCAACCTTTGACGTGTTTGGATGTGCTCCTCTCCAGCTTGCCAGTGCCCATAACCATCAAACCTTTGAAAAATGATGTGCTAACGTTAAACAGACATGAAATCACAGGCTTCTCTCTCAAAACTCTGGGCATCCTTCATCCCACCCCTGCCACCACGTCCTGCACAGCCAGAGAACATCTGTGACCATCTGGGCTTACAGTAGGACATCCAAAGGGACATCCTGGCCTGAGAAGGCCAAGCCCCATTGGAAAGGTTTTGGGGTGTCTGTCAAGGCCCCAGGCCAGCCCTCAAGAGGCCCGGCTGTGCTCACAAAGCAATGACCCCTacctgctgtggggctggggctgccaaGGCACAGAGCTGAACATTGAGCTGCTCGGGGGTGGCAAGACAGCACCAGGGCCAGGCTGAAGGGCACTTCAGTCCTCACGGATGCAGTGGTTCTACCCTGTGGGAACCTGGAAAGGCAGAGGTCAGGGCAGTAAGTTCGCAGCGGAGCAGAAACGGGCACAGTGGGGCTCAGGGGACACCCACAGATCCCTTGCAGAGTGCACGGGGCAGCAGCCCTCCCTAGCAACCCCAGTACAGAAAAGAGCAAGGGAGGCAACTTGCTGCCAGAAACAGGGGCCAAGAGTACACCCCCACCCTGCACACATGGCATCTTCCAGTTTGGGGTGCATGGAATAAAAAGCGAGGCTAAACCATGaggtttaagaaaataaatacactgtgCTGACACTTCTATCTGCACACAACTTCCCCATCGCACAAGGCTTTATCCAGGCAAGCAGAGACCTGAGctaccagcagcagaaggcacaCACTGGGAATTGTGATGCTCgctttcccccctccccccccgccccaggCCATTTGCTTCGGGCTTTTTGCCTTTAGCAAAACAAAGGGACAAACCTCGAAGAGACTCTCaagtgcttttcctttcaggCACATCGATTATTTGTGacaaaacaggcagaaaagcGGCACAGACCCAACCAAACAATGCAAGACCTGCCTTCAAGCAGCGCAAAAGGGCAGGAGATCCCCTGAGCCACAGACAGGCGCTGGGACACGTGTGCTCCCAACACCAGGCAGGCATTTGGGAAGACTTCATTGGGGAGCTGGGAAGAAACGGCTGCATTTGCGCTCATTGCAAAACCCATCCTCCTCCCTGAGGGCTATCAGCTTTACTGGCCGCCTTTCTGGAGGCAGCTTTTCCGTTCAGCACTTCAACAAGCACAATGGAAAGCCCTAGGAGCTATAAAACAGGCGCTGCTTCCTCTGTTGACCTCTGCTTTATACCCCAAAGCTCCGAAGTCGTGTGTATCTCATGCAAAAATCAGGCTTATTGCTAATTCCCTCTGATAGACAAAAG
The DNA window shown above is from Numida meleagris isolate 19003 breed g44 Domestic line chromosome 23, NumMel1.0, whole genome shotgun sequence and carries:
- the HINFP gene encoding histone H4 transcription factor produces the protein MPPVKAGGKEALVLQCEWEACSYVASAMEEFCGHVAQHLRLHLPGEQRDELDPLEEYTCLWQECGFCSPESPADLIRHVYFHCYHTKLKQWGLRALQSQSEVSHCQLDFQSRNIIPEIQENFQCLWEYCERSFDNPEWFYRHVEDHSFCSEYKAAGKENHVVLCGWKDCDCTFKGRCKLREHLRSHTQEKVVACPTCGGMFANNTKFFDHIRRQTALDQQRFQCSHCSKRFATERLLRDHMRNHVNHYKCPLCDMTCPLPSSLRNHIRFRHSEERPFKCDYCDYRCKNLIDLRKHLDTHSKEPAYRCEFEACSFTARSLCSIKLHYRKVHEGDSEPRYKCHVCDKSFTRGNNLTVHLRKKHQFKWPSGHPRFRYKEHEDGYMRLQLVRYESVELTEQLLKDGEKQEEALDGSTDGVVLSEGEGNLQGIVLEAPTETPLVESNVSEPHVALLHPAACSADSPERARPSAFSGAAQSSEQEPGTPANPIIRVVNRTNEHGESETVYYIMASTPSEERVAAGGGLAMELEENVMDRLQKTAEELGIHIV